The genomic interval GTGGTGCACACCCAGGCGCAACTCGCCCAGCCGGTCACCCCCACCGACCAGTTCGCGCCGCTCCAGTGGGCGTACCCCCTGATGGGGTACGGCGCCGTGTGGCGCGACATGGAGAGCGGCGCGTATACGCGTCCGGTCACGGTGGCCGTCGTCGACACCGGCGTGCGCTTCGACCACCCGGACCTGCAGGGGCAGCTGTGGCTGCCAGGGGAAGGCGCGATGGACGTCCTGGCCGACCCGAACAATGGGGACATGGACGGACCCGACACCGATCCCACCGACCCCTGGTACACCGGGCGAACGAACGGGAGCCACGGCACGCACGTCACCGGGATCATCGCCGCCCGTTGGGGCCAGAACACCACCACCTGCGCCGGGTGCAGCACGAGCGGCGTGGTGGGCGCCACCTACCGCGCGCCCGTGAAGGTCCTGCCGGTCCGCGTGATCGACTCGAGCGGGGACGCCACCGCGGAGGACGTGGCCGTGGGCCTGCGCTACGCTGCGGGCCTTCCCATCGACATGGCGGGCGTCACCTCCCGCACGCCCCACCCGGCACAGGTCATCAACCTGAGCCTGGGGGGTGCCGTGAGTGCAGAGGAGGCAAAACCCATGTGCGACGCCGTGAGGGACGCCACGGACGCCGGCGCCCTGGTGATCGTTGCCGCGGGCAACGGCTACGGCACGGTGCCGTACTACCCGGCCGCGTGTCCGGGGGCAGTGAGTGTCGCCAGCGTGAGCCTCTCGGGCGCGAGCGCTCCGGTACACTCGCCGTTCAGCAACGCCTACCCGGAAGTGCAGCTCTCAGCGCCCGGCGGGGCCGACCCGTACAGCGGCGCGAAATTCAACGGCGGCATGTTCAACGGGGTCGCGTTCCCGGACATGATCCTGTCGACCGGCTGGAACTACGCGAAAAACCAGCCCAACTACGAAGCGGAGGTCGGCACCAGCCAGGCCAGCCCGCAGGTGGCGGCGCTCGCGGCGTTGCTGCTCAGTAAGGGCGTCACCACAGACGCCGCGAGTACCCTGGCCCGCTTGCGGGACACCGCCACCGATCTCGGCGAACAGGGCCGCGATCCGCTGTTCGGGTACGGCATGGTCAATGCCGCCGCCGCCCTGAACGCCCCGCAGGTGAGCTGGCGCCTGGGCCTGCGCGTGCAGAGCAGTCGCGGCCTGAGCTTCCAGCCGGCCGTGGACCCGACCGGCGCGTTCCACGCTTACCTGGGTGAAGGCACCTACCACGTTACCGGCGGCACCGACGTGAACGGCAACGGGATTTACGGCGAGGCCAACGAGGCCCGGGATGAGCGTCAGGTCACGCTGGCCCAGGACACCCCGAACGTGAACGTGGGCGACCTCACGCCCCGCTGATTCAGCCTGCCCGGGCAGAGGGCCGCCCCCTGAAGTCCGCAGGGGTCCCTCTGCCCACAACCGGAGGTCCTAGCGGCGAACGTCGATGACCGTCCGGCCCCGCACCCGGCCCGCCAGGATCTCTTCAGCCAGGGCCGGCACCTCACTCAGGGACCGCGTCTGCGTCACCTGTTCCAGCGTGCTCGCCGGCAGATCACGGGCCAGCCGGGCCCAGGCCGCCTCGCGCCGCGCGGGGGGGCAGGTGACGGAATCGATGCCAAGCAGGTTCACTCCCCGCAGAATCAACGGGAAGACCGTGGTCACCAGCTCATTTCCGCTTGCCAGGCCGCACACGGCCAGAGCCCCGTGCGTGCGGGTGGAGGCGTACGCCCCCGCCAGCGTGGCGCCGCCCACGGTATCCACGACGCCCGCCCAGCGTTCCTTTTCCAGCGGACGTTTCAGGGCGGGCAGGGTCTCGCGTGGCAGGACCGCGCTGGCCCCCAGGGCGCGCAGGTAGGCTTCCTCTTCGGGGCGGCCCGTGCTGGCCACCACGGTGTGACCCGCATGGGCCAGCAGGGCCACCGCCGTACTGCCCACGCCGCCGGCCGCCCCAGTCACGAGCACCTCGCCGTCCCCGGGAGTGAGCCCGTGCTCTTCCAGCGCCATGACAGCGAGCATGGCGGTGAACCCGGCCGTGCCGACACTCATGGCCCAGTGGGCGTCTGTGCCGCCCGGCTGCGCAACCAGCCACCCGGGCCGCGCGCGGGCCAGCGTCGCGTAGCCGCCGTCCTGCCGCTCGCCGACGCCCCACCCAGTCAGGATGACGGCGCTGCCCTCCGCCCAGCGACCGGAGCGGTCCTGCACCACGGTGCCCGCCAGGTCAATGCCGGGCGTCATGGGGTGGGTGCGCAGCACGCCGGGCCGCCCGGAGACGGCGAGGCCATCTTTGTAGTTCAGGCTGGAGTGGCTGACCTCGATCAGCACGTCACCGTCAGGGAGAGCCTGAACAGGCAGTTCCTGAAGTTCGGCGCGGACGCCGGCGTTATCGTTCAGCACTCGCAGGGCACGGTACGTTTCGGGCAGGACAGGGGTGCTCACGTCGGGAACCTCCGGAAGTTGGAATGAACTGCCCGCAGCGTACCGTGTGATCCGCGCCCGTGTGCGCTCCCGGGCGCGTAACAGTCCGGCCCGGGCCGGGTGTGTTAAACTCCCACCTGCTATGGAGCCTCCCAGTTCCGGCTCTCGTACCGCGCCCGGAGACCACCGCCCGAGGGCGGATTTTTTGCCGTGGCACTCCCCTTTTACCGGTCACCGACGCCGCCGCCTGAGAACAGGCGGGGCGGGCAGCACGTGCCGTGCGGATGACCGGGACGCGACCATGGAGCGCGTCCATACATGAACGACCTTCTTGGTATCGTTGCCCTGTTCTTTCTGGTGCTCATGAACGGCTTTTTCGTCGCAGCGGAGTTCGCGCTCGTCAGCGTGCGCCGAACGCGCATCGACCAGCTGGCAGAAGAGGGCAACAAAACGGCCCTCGCCACGCAGCGGGCCCTGCAGAACCTTGACCTGTACATCGCTGCGACGCAGCTGGGCATCACCATGGCCAGTCTCGCCATCGGTTTCGTGGCTGAGCCCGCCATTGAGCACCTCATTCACCCGCTGTTTCCGGAAGGGCAGTTCACGGAACGCCAGATCAAAACGATTTCCTTCGGGGTGGCGTTCGCGATCAGCACCGTGCTGCACATCGTGTTCGGGGAGCTTGCGCCCAAAAGCTGGGCGTTGCAGCGCAGCGAACAGGTCAGCCTGCTGATCACGCGGCCGCTGCTGCTGTTCACGACCGTGTTCAAATGGGCCATCCGTGGCCTGAACGCCCTCGGCAACGGCGTGGTCCGCATGTTCGGGCTGCGGGGTGTGGCCGGACACCACACCGCCTATTCCGAAGAGGAAATCCGCATGATCGTCAGCGCGTCAAGCCAGGAAGGCGTGCTGGAAGACAGTGAAAAGGAACTCGTGTACAACGTGTTCGACCTGTCGGACACCACGGTGCGCGAGGTTATGACCCCCCGCATCGAGATGGTCCTCATGGACGGCGCCTCTCCCCTGCGGCGCCTGCTGGACCTGCGGGCCGAGCACGGGTACTCCCGCATTCCCGTGTTTCAGGACACGCCGGACAACATCGTGGGCATCGTGCACACCGGCGACGTGCTGACCCACCTGGACGCCCTGGACCACACGCTGGTGGCGGACATCATGCGGCCAGTGTTCTTCGTGCCGGAAGGCATGAAGATCAAGGACCTGCTCACCAAGATGAGGGAGAAGAAAAGTCACCTGAGTATCGTCGTGGACGAGTTCGGCGGCACCGCCGGCCTGGTCACACTGGAGGACGCCCTTGAGGAGATCGTCGGGGAGATCTACGACGAGACCGACGAGGAGGAGGTCCCCATGATCGAGGTGCTTTCCGAAGGCGTGTACCTGATGGACGCCAGCCTCACCGTGGGAGAGGTCGAGGAACGCCTGGGCAGCAACATTGAGGACGGCGAGGGCGAATTCGACACCCTCAGCGGCTTTATGACCAGTCACTTCGGGGATATCCCTGAAGCCGGGCAGAACTTCATTCACAACGGCTGGGCCTTCACGGTCGAGGACGCAGACCAGCGCCGCGTGACGCGCGTGCGCGTCGAACGCGTCCAGAACCCCGATCCACTCGCCCCTGAGGAATCCTATGAGTAACAGCAACCCCCTGAACCTGACGCCTGATCCGCAGCTTCTGGAAGGCGCCCAGGCGGCCTTCCGGCAGGCGTACGCGCCGTACAGCCGGTTTCACGTGGGGGCCGCGCTGCGCACCCGGGACGGCCGCGTGTTCTTCGGCGCGAACGTCGAGAACGCCAGTTACGGCCTGGGCCGCTGCGCCGAACAGAGTGCCGTGCAGGCGATGGCCACGGCGGGCGAGCGGGAATTCACGGACATCGTGGTGTATTCCGAGGCGTCCCCGCCTGCCAGCCCGTGCGGCGCGTGCCGTCAGGTGCTGTTCGAGTTCGCGCCTGACGCCCGCGTGGTCTGCACGAACCAGCACGGCGACATCGTGAGCGGGTACGTGCGGGATTTCCTGCCGCACGGGTTCCGGCTGGAACACCGGGACGACGGGCAGGACCTCAGCGCAGACTGACCTCAACGCCAGGGCCGGGCTTCACCGTTGATGCGGGAGGCCCGGCCCTGGCGTTGAGGGACCTTCACGCAAAGTGGAACGGCCCCCTTCAGCTGTGCTGGAAACTGCGGGCCATGACCCGAACGTGGCGCACCCTGCTGGGCCTGGCTGGTTCCCTGTCGGCGCTGCTGCTCATGCAGCCGCTGACCTCACGCCCTACCCCCGAGGAACAGGCAACCGCCCGCGCGCAGCGCCGGCGCATGCAGGCGACCTTGCCCTTGGCCACACCTGTCCAGGCCCTGGCGCAGGGGACGCTGGAGGCTCTGCGGGTCCTGACCGGGCAACCGGCCCGCCGCCCCCGCGGGCGGCGATAACACCCGACTGGCAGTCACACGCCGGCAGGGGAGAACCTTCGGTTCTCCCCTGTCGGGCGGTCATGGCGCAGCGGAAACGCTGCCGTATCGGGGCGGGCGGTCAGTCGTGGGCGCCGGCCAGTTCCTTGCGGCCGAACTGCTGCGCTTCGGTGCTGCCGGCGAGCGCGGTGGTGCTGCTCTGTCCGCCACCCGCCGCCTGCGCCACCAGATCGAAGTACCCGGTGCCGACCTCGCGCTGGTGCTTCACGGCCGTGAATCCACGTTCCTGCGCGGCGAACTCCCGTTCCTGAAGTTCCACGAACGCGCTCATCTGGGTGCGGGCGTAACCGTACGCGAGATCGAACATGCTCATGTTCAGGGAGTGGAAGCCGGCCAGCGTAATGAACTGGAACTTGTATCCCAGCCGGCCCAGTTCGACCTGGAATTTCGCGATGGTCTCATCATCGAGATTCTTGCGCCAGTTGAAGCTCGGGCTGCAGTTGTACGCCAGAAGTTTCCCGGGGAATTTGGCGTGCACTGCCTCCGCGAAGCGGCGGGCGTCCTCCAGGTTGGGCACGGAGGTCTCGCACCAGATGACGTCGGCGTACGGGGCGTACGCGAGGGCGCGGCTGATGGCCTGCTCAATGCCGGGCCGGACGTAGTAGAACCCTTCGGGTGTGCGCTCACCGGTCGTGAACGCCCGGTCGTTCTCGTCAATGTCGCTGGTCAGCAGATTGGCGGCGTCCGCGTCGGTGCGGGCGATCAGGACGGTGGGCACGCCGCT from Deinococcus taeanensis carries:
- a CDS encoding hemolysin family protein, with product MNDLLGIVALFFLVLMNGFFVAAEFALVSVRRTRIDQLAEEGNKTALATQRALQNLDLYIAATQLGITMASLAIGFVAEPAIEHLIHPLFPEGQFTERQIKTISFGVAFAISTVLHIVFGELAPKSWALQRSEQVSLLITRPLLLFTTVFKWAIRGLNALGNGVVRMFGLRGVAGHHTAYSEEEIRMIVSASSQEGVLEDSEKELVYNVFDLSDTTVREVMTPRIEMVLMDGASPLRRLLDLRAEHGYSRIPVFQDTPDNIVGIVHTGDVLTHLDALDHTLVADIMRPVFFVPEGMKIKDLLTKMREKKSHLSIVVDEFGGTAGLVTLEDALEEIVGEIYDETDEEEVPMIEVLSEGVYLMDASLTVGEVEERLGSNIEDGEGEFDTLSGFMTSHFGDIPEAGQNFIHNGWAFTVEDADQRRVTRVRVERVQNPDPLAPEESYE
- the cdd gene encoding cytidine deaminase; the encoded protein is MSNSNPLNLTPDPQLLEGAQAAFRQAYAPYSRFHVGAALRTRDGRVFFGANVENASYGLGRCAEQSAVQAMATAGEREFTDIVVYSEASPPASPCGACRQVLFEFAPDARVVCTNQHGDIVSGYVRDFLPHGFRLEHRDDGQDLSAD
- a CDS encoding MDR family oxidoreductase; this translates as MSTPVLPETYRALRVLNDNAGVRAELQELPVQALPDGDVLIEVSHSSLNYKDGLAVSGRPGVLRTHPMTPGIDLAGTVVQDRSGRWAEGSAVILTGWGVGERQDGGYATLARARPGWLVAQPGGTDAHWAMSVGTAGFTAMLAVMALEEHGLTPGDGEVLVTGAAGGVGSTAVALLAHAGHTVVASTGRPEEEAYLRALGASAVLPRETLPALKRPLEKERWAGVVDTVGGATLAGAYASTRTHGALAVCGLASGNELVTTVFPLILRGVNLLGIDSVTCPPARREAAWARLARDLPASTLEQVTQTRSLSEVPALAEEILAGRVRGRTVIDVRR
- a CDS encoding S8 family serine peptidase; this encodes MNQSVRTAGLLGLALAISACDQLSPAGTGLQNRSVDFGLASQRQVTAPLSGTWRVTGVPAWLRVTQQAGSGPVKLDMTAVRQDATPVTADQPTLSGTLRIAWSTGTGPDARNGTAEWTVTARQFELSGRLIEPAQVQGQDVHLRSAGLPKQSTTAAARGVIVKYRASALGAQMTGPNRGPAPEQLGTQALRARGLTVTRTRHLGGRTAALSVSDVPGALAALRADPDVEYAVPNVVVHTQAQLAQPVTPTDQFAPLQWAYPLMGYGAVWRDMESGAYTRPVTVAVVDTGVRFDHPDLQGQLWLPGEGAMDVLADPNNGDMDGPDTDPTDPWYTGRTNGSHGTHVTGIIAARWGQNTTTCAGCSTSGVVGATYRAPVKVLPVRVIDSSGDATAEDVAVGLRYAAGLPIDMAGVTSRTPHPAQVINLSLGGAVSAEEAKPMCDAVRDATDAGALVIVAAGNGYGTVPYYPAACPGAVSVASVSLSGASAPVHSPFSNAYPEVQLSAPGGADPYSGAKFNGGMFNGVAFPDMILSTGWNYAKNQPNYEAEVGTSQASPQVAALAALLLSKGVTTDAASTLARLRDTATDLGEQGRDPLFGYGMVNAAAALNAPQVSWRLGLRVQSSRGLSFQPAVDPTGAFHAYLGEGTYHVTGGTDVNGNGIYGEANEARDERQVTLAQDTPNVNVGDLTPR
- the aceA gene encoding isocitrate lyase, encoding MTPTPRTPAEILEKTWQTEDRWQGIRRNYTADEVVKLRGSLPIEHTLARHGATKLWRLMKDEPFVNALGALTGNQAMQQVKAGLKAIYLSGWQVAGDANNAGQMYPDQSLYPASSVPDVVKRINNTLRRADQIQHSEGRSDIDFFVPIVADAEAGFGGPLNAFELMKAMIEAGAAGVHFEDQLASEKKCGHLGGKVLVPTSQFIRTLNAARLAADVSGVPTVLIARTDADAANLLTSDIDENDRAFTTGERTPEGFYYVRPGIEQAISRALAYAPYADVIWCETSVPNLEDARRFAEAVHAKFPGKLLAYNCSPSFNWRKNLDDETIAKFQVELGRLGYKFQFITLAGFHSLNMSMFDLAYGYARTQMSAFVELQEREFAAQERGFTAVKHQREVGTGYFDLVAQAAGGGQSSTTALAGSTEAQQFGRKELAGAHD